From the genome of Podospora bellae-mahoneyi strain CBS 112042 chromosome 2, whole genome shotgun sequence:
AGCCCTGTTGCAGAGTATTATAAGTATCTTGTCCAGCTGAAGGATGGGGAAAACCACTGACATTGTCCAGATCCATGTATATTCCCCCATGATGATACAGCAAAAAGTACCTCACGGCATCCACCCTCTGCACCTTGTACCGATACCCATCATACGTCCTCAAAAACCAAGGGTATTCCCTTTCGATAAATTCTCTCGAGGTTCGTTCGGTCCACAactatcatcaccacccaaagTCAGCATTCCCATCCCCGTCATTTACACAACCCCCACCTGTACCACCACACAAACCTACCTTAAACTCCCACCCCGGATGCCTCTCCACACAGCCTcccctaaccccctcccaatcccccgGTAAACTATCATTCCCCGGTTCCTTCCAATTGTGAAAAACCTGATGCACGATCTTTGGAATATGCTGaaccctcttccctcccccccccaacaacccatgTCCATCCTGGTTATACGCCTCAAGCGCATCCGCCTGCCGTAGCTGAATCCCGGCATGCTGGAAAAAGAGGCCCACAAACGCCACCAACCGCGCGAGAATGTACACCGTTCcagtcaacaacaccaccgcccaaaGGATGACGGATATCTTGATCGAGATTCGCATCTTTTGTCTTTCCCCGTCCACTGTGCTCGGTCGGTCGGCTGGCTCGTCGCGGGGGGGGcaaaaaagtaatatatgTAAGGATAGCAAGCAGCAAACACCAAAAGCAGATACCCACACGAAATCAATGCGTCACATCCAAAATGGCTCTCTctgcatcaacaacaaaaacaatgttgccaaaaggagaaaaaggcagCGAAACAAAAAGTGATGTCAGTCCCAAAAACTTCCCAGGCAAACCCCCGCCCTAAATTTCCCGCCCAAAATCCGACGTCAAAGTAAAAAGGGAGAGACAGAACCCCCGAGCCCAGGCCAAGTTTAAAGTTCAGCCTCTCTCCCTTCCCGAGTTCCTGCCGCTCCCGAGACATGCACCTCCCTTATTACCGATAAGGGAGGGCTGGAAGCACCCGGGATTCCCGAACCCGAACTTCCAACACTTTCAAGGCAGGCACCCAGATCCACGAACAAAAACGCAAGACCGTTTGCGTGGCTGCGGCTGTGTATTGCTCGCACCGCAtgtacctcctccccttccacacACATGGGGGACATCGTTTGTGCAACCTGCACCACGCGCGCTTGCGCACTGTACGAgcagcacagcagcacccTTCGGCTGGCGCTGAATCACGATCGGCCCTGAGAATGACAAATGACAGACATGTGTCCGGGCTTGTCTTGGCATTAGCCCGGACAAAGAATTGACAGGTTGCGGTGACTGCTATTGCAATTATTAGCTCTATGGTCATGTTCTAATCTATCCGAAAAGTTCCCCAAATCCCTCCGGTGGTTTAAGCCTCACTGAGCATCCTTCCCGTGTTGCTGTCTCAGTGTCTAATTTGACGATGTATAATCGCTGGCTGTGATGCCACCAGCCCCTATCGCTGTACACCAGTCAGCATCATCCAACTAACAGCGGCCAATGAGTCCAATCTCACCTTATCAATACAGCCTCAACTTAATATCGCTATGCCTAGCACTTGAGCTCAACTCCAACTCCACATCCACTCTATGCTTTCGTAATCCTTCGTTTGGTGATCAATCCCTCCTACTTTCATACCCATCAAACGTAGGacactccctctccagcttcctcaccCTTCTAATATTAAACCCCGACACCTTATCCTGCTCCTTCACTTCTTCCCCCACTATCATCCACGGACTGACATGACACCTCCCCGTGGATGACTCCCACGTCCAAGCGATACACTTCTTGAAAGCCTTTTCCGTGCACTTCTCCATGCAATCCTGCGCCGACGCAACATTCTCATGCGTGTAAACAGCCTCATCCACCGGCCCAACATAATCCCAGTCTAAAGTCCAAGCATCCACCTCTGACTCAAACGGCGGCGCAGACCGGAAAATAACACACACATCCGGCTCTGGCTtcccccaagcccaaccGGTCCCGGTACTAGCGCGAAACCGCCGGTTGTACTCGGCCAAGCACTCCCACTCACTCTTGACATCCCGCAGCACAATCCTcgacatctcctccctctgcttcGGATCCTTgatcgtcttcttcgtcatttCAGGATCCCACCTCCAAGGAGCAGGAACCCCATAAATCTTCCACAAATCCAACCAAAACACCGGCTCCGTCACATTCCTAAAATGCTCCCCAACgtccctcatcatctccggCTGAGGCAACGTGTGAAAGCTTAAGATAGGAGAACACATCCTGTCCCCTCTGATTTtactcctcctcggcggctcCCCATTGAACAAATACGCATACCTCTCATCCAAATAAATTCCCACCCTAATCAGCGCCTTCGCCAACAACCgatccccccaaacctcatCCAAGCTCTCCAAATAACTCGTCTTGAGCGCCTTCGGattctccttcaccaacgccctcatcgccgcctGCGACAAGATAACCGCCGACCCCCCATGCGCAAACCTCGCCCGAAAGTCACCCACGGCATTACCAAGATAGTGCTTCTCCTCCGGATCAAAATGTCCCAAAAACCTCTTCACACTCGTCTCCACCAGAAAAgtatcatcatccaccagcaAATACCACTTCTTGTCCGGCCACCTCTGATACGCAAACTCCAGCCCAGGTATAAACTTCAACGCGTCCAACTCCCACCCAAACTCCTTTGACAACCcccccgccagctcctcatccttcgccccaacagcagcagtcaaCCTCTCATACTTCCCCACCCTCTTATgccccaacaaaccccccaaaatcggattctccaaccccctctccaccataTCATACACCTtgaccaccctctcccccccatcacccaaaaccatctccccctcatAATCGGcaatcacaaccacctccccccaccccctaaCACTCTCAAACCAAGCCGGAACCCTCCCCCGAGTCCCATACCCCGTCTTCAACACAACCCCcacatccctcccccaatcAACCTCGTACTCTggcctctccctcaaaaCCCACTCCTCACTTGGCCTTCCCCCGGTCACCAGTCTCTTCCAGTtccacctcacccccaacctcagcgTGGAATCATACGGCAGCACCGCCGCCCCGAGCAAAAAGCAGACAATGGcaaaaaggggaaaagaCAGCCAGTTTGACTTGAGGAAGCGGATCGCTCTCCTCAGGGGCCTGGGGAGGAACCTCCTTGTTGATCGTCGACGACGGGGGGTCCACCCAGAGCCCTGGGCGATGTTGGCGTAGGGGTTGGcggtttggggatgggattgtgGAGGATGTGATGGTGAGGCGATTGGGGGTTCTAAAGAGGTGTGTTAGTCCACACGATAAAaaggggaatgggggggaCATACCACCGAATAGTCCACGGACAAAGTCAGACAGTGTCATGGTGAaaacctcccctctctctgCTTGCGGCTGGTTGACTCGGAGACCGAACACAAATCCAGTGGAATGAAGAAGCCTCTCATGAAAAAAGCAATTAAACACTGTACTTTCATAACCCCATACCCATCATAAGAAGAAACCTCAAATGAAagagataaaaaaaaaaccccaagCAAGCGGAAAGATAACAATCAACAAAGGTATGCTCAATGCCTTGCTTGCCTTGTCCAACcgagaaaaaagaaattaatgttggatgatgatggtcaaTTCTCCCAAAAATAAAAGTGAGAGAGCTCAAGTTCAGGCAACGCGCATTGCGCCTTGGCACTGCTGAGCAGTCGCGACTTGGATTTTGCTGcaggggtggtgttgcttgAGTGCAGACGCTCGGACCatatcaccaaccccccttgAAGGAAGGAGCCCCTGAGACAACAATGGCAAGAGCAAACCTCTCGAACTTCAAACTATAATAATTGCATGTGAGGAGGATACAAGGCTCATGGCGGCTACTCCCAGAATTCAATGGATTTCTTCTATTCCCTACTTGATTTTATTTTTGCCCACAATAGATCGACAGACCTTTGATCTCTAAACCTTataccccctccctctcatcctcaaaggAACACCTCAAGGTTAATCTCCAAAGTGCTCACCGGGTATCTCAGATCAAACTTCTCCAACACCGTCGGGTGCAACACACCCAACTCGCCAATCCTCTTCAGCTCACCGCCCAACCTCACATAAATCGCAGCCGCCCTCCCCTTGAAGAAGGTTGGCTCGTCAATCTCCTGGATGAAATACCCATCGGCCTTGCTTGGGTTCTCCTTGACCGCATAGTCGATGCTCTTGCCCTCTAGGCCCTCCTCATGCGTTACAAAGGCAACCTTCAGCATCGTCATGACGCGGTCCAGCAAGCCGTGTACGATTTCGAAACCGCTCGTCTTGCCATAGTAAGCAGCCGCCCACCGCCTCTCGTTTCTCGCCTTGCGCTCAAGGGACTCATCCTTGAAGACGACATCCGCCGACTCGATGATCTGGAGAGGCAGCTTCATCGCTTTGTTTTCGCTGAGCGTCTTGAGGAgacctgggaggagggatgtcCGCGCGACTTGATACTCGACGGTTCTTGGGTTGGCGAGCTTGACGGCGGTTttgccatcatcgacacGGTTAAGCCACTCGAAGTTCTCCTCGTGCGAGCAGAGAATGAGAGGCATGACCTCAACCCAGCCGGCCATGGCGCATTCGGTACGGACGATATCGCTGAGCTTGTTGATCATGAGAGGCTTGCCGATGGTTACAGACCTGTTTGGTGATGAGCGGGGGAGGCTGTTGAAACCGTAGGCGATGGCAACATCTTCCATCTACACCAAATTGTCAATATCCCATACCGAACCTTGAGAAAACGAGAACAGCTTACCACATCGCAGGGGTGCAAAACATCGGCACGGGTTGGTGGCACAGTAACCTTCACAAACTTGGGATCCGAAGATGGTTCAGCCTTGTACGCCATCTTGCTCAACAACTTGCAGATAGACGCGGGGGACTCGCTCAGGCCAGTAACCTGGTTCAGGTagtcaacctcgacatccaTAGTGCGGGCAGCCAAGCTTGGCGTTACCCGGGTGGTGCCGTTGTGCTCGGAAATCACCTTGACAGGCTCGATTGTGAAGGGCTCGGCGCAGTACTGAGAGAACATGGCGACCATGATGTTGCAGACAATATCCAGCTTGGTCTGATCGGTTGCAGTCATGTCGATGAAGACATTCTTGGTATCGAGGGTAATCTTGGAGCGctcgctgttgatgatggggggaagagagCAGATCTCTCTGTTCGCGTCAAGGATAACCGGGTAGACGGGCTTGTCGCGAAGGATGTGGAGGTAACGACCGAGATGTCTGTCGGTCTCGTAGAAGCTCATGAGCTCCTCACCGttgatcttcttggtctGGTTCAGGGGGACAAAGTTGATGTCCTTGGGTGGGAGGGCCTCGTAGGTGAAGGGGCCCTGGATTGTGTCGAGATCGTGGGTACCGATGCTACATCCCAACCGTCAGCATTCTATTCCTTCTGCGCAAAGCCAGCCTCGATGCCGAAGTCGGAGCCACCACACGTACGCAACCAGTGTTCGTTGTCTCGCAAGGTTTTGGTGGAGCTTGTCCTGCAGGCTGATGAAGGAGTCGTAGGAGTCCTGGGTGAACTTGATGTTGCGAAGGATCGCGCCGGCAGCATAGGGGCGGACCTGCTCTGTttccttggtgatggtgagggtcTGCATCTTGTCCTCTGGGATGTCGGCCAGCTTCCAGTTTGGTGTCCCGTGTTTCCCGCGGAAGATGTTTAAGTGCATCGCAATTCCTGAATAGTTCCTCTCAGCATgtcttttccccttttccaaatCTCCTCCCTAAGCCTCCAACCAAAAAGGGGGGCGTCATACCCTCGAAGCACAACATATCATAACGGTTGGCGGGAATCTCGATCGCCAACTCGGGCTTCTGATCCTTGGGGCGCGAGGGGTCATTCTCGGTGTCCTTGTCGAGCTCAATGCCAAAGTCGAAACAAAGCTGCTGGAAGCTCTCCTCGGTGAACCTGTTTCCCAAGAACAACAATCggtcaatctcctcctggTCATGGTGGGGTAAGCAGTGCGCAATCTTACTGCTCGCCGAGCTCTTCAAAGAGCCGGTACTTGTCGACGTTGATGGTAGGCATATTGGAGAAAATGCCAATCaatttctttttcctttctgtCGTCGAACCGATCAAGCGGAGCGGAATTGGAAACGACGTAAAAAGCCTTCTGCGCCGGAACGGTTGTCTTTCTAAAACTCCAAGGCGGCTAGGTTCGTGAACATTCAGACAACACAGGCCTAACTCGACTCATCCAACGCCCCCAGTCCGGCCTGGAGGGGCCGCACTTGGCTGGGATGACTCAAAATGCGGGACGGGTTTACTGCCGGGCGTCACCGCTTAATTtctgatggaggggttgttccCCCACTCACCTTGGTCACCTTCCACTCACCGCGCTCCTTCTGTGCCCCACCGACAGCGCACAGACAATTTGCACCTGCTCTCAAATTTGCAAGCGTGCACAgaccctccaccctccagTATATATTGCCCGCTCCCCTCTCATATTTTCGAttgctttttcttcttttttttcttcataCTTACCTTGGCTGGCCTCCGGGAGATCAAGAATTCCTAGAGGTATGGCGAAGAGCCTTCATTGCACATCGAGGAGTTCTTCGTCATTGATTGTCCTACGGGATCGTCATGGCTGTAATTTTTGATGTTTTCCAcaccttttttttcattGTGCGCTTGATTCTGTCGAGCCATGAGGAAGAAAATTTCATTCCCATTCGCATTGTCATCAGTGtcttgatgttttttttatGTGGAAAGCTGGAACTGTTATGGGTTCGGGTGTTGGAAGGCCGCTCGTTCAAATGTCCCAATCACATCATGTCATCGTGACGTTGAAGTCGCAACTTGCATGTCAACAAACAAGCTATCGTATCGTAGCACAACCACAAGACACAACACTCACTCCTGTGTCAAAGTCTCTCTTCTCTATATAACATCTGCTTCCTACCGTGGTATATGGTCGCAAAAAAACTAAAACCGCAAAAAGCGaaagaacagaaaaagaaaaagtaatGGTATCTCTTGTCGCAGATTtaagaaaaacaaaaatccACTTAGAATTaagaaaacaacaagaagaatgcagaaaccatccatccccaatTCTTCACCAAGACAAATATCCCATCTCTATAAagcccatccatccatgGCTTTCGAAACAAAAgcgaccgaccgaccgaccaaACCAGCCCAAGATAACATCCATCGACTCGAAACAGTCCATCCCGCCGGCGCACGCGCTGTTGAGAACGCAATGAtggaagaaacaaaaggcTTTCCTTCTAAAACAAATGCAATAGAACTTTCGCCCCAGTATGCAATATGTCTTTCTTTGATATCCCAAAatgaagaaggaaagaaacaaaaaaaaaatagctGCACTGCAACTGAAGGGGTGGGGAATAAAtaacaaaaacaaaagttATAAGAGGAAcaacatccatcacccaAGAGGAGAAAACAAGTCACTCCACATACCATTCtctccaaaaaaaagactcagcccatcaaccccatctcATTCTGCGCCATAAACGTCCTCGCCAGctcatcccctcctctctcggCCGCCTCCATCCAGTGAATAGCCAGGCACATCAGCGCCGGATCACTCCTaacatcccccaccccgccgccgccgccagaaCCAGCTCCCGGCACCTCTTCCTTGTTTGCACCCGCAACACCGCCCATGCCTTGCATCCTTGCCTGGGCAATCCCAGGGTGATATCTCCCcgagccaccacccccagacCTGCCACCATACTTCTCAATAACCGCCTGCTTGAACACCTCTCTAGGCTTGCTAAGCGGCAGCGTCGTCCTCTCTACCAACTCCGGATTGGACAGGTAAAAGATGGCAAGCTCTCTCTGCGCAGTCGGGATGCCCTCCTTGGCAGTAATAGTCCACATCCTCGCTGCATCAGCAAGCGAATGCGTCGACAGCGGCAGCGGGCTCGGGGGCGGTGACGGTGGCGAAAGTGGCTCCCCGCCGGCAGACAAAATCCCAGAGTTGTCCGACGCGGTACTGCCTGGTCCAGGACGGGAGGGAgcacccaacccacccccccttgaCTGCGTATAATTCTTGACTATATCATCCGCCACTTCCACCATGGTCCGGCAGACATCTTGCTTGAGGTTCAGTGCCGCGATACTGGCATCCCAAAAGGCCTTCCCACGCTCTGTCTTGTCCAAGATGGACGACGGGACAAAAGCAGCGATGAACTGCAGGTCGCGGAAGAGGGTCTTGGGTCGGATGTTGGCGTCACGGAAGAGCATCTGGAGGATGTTGGCAATCGCATTTTCGTTGGCTGGGTGGACCGAGGCGATGGATCGCGTTTCCATGTTGCCCCCTCCACCTGGGGTTCGTCCTCTTGGTGCGCTGTCAAACGGTGGCGCCTGCATCATGGTGTGGGAGCGACGCTCTTTGACATTGTCAAGTGTCTCTTCTAATGGCTGGGGACGGCCTCCGGTGCCGTGCTCGTCGgtcgccgaggaggctgagcCCATGTCTGATCGAGCCCACGCCAGGCGTGCACGTCGAGATCCTGAATTCAAGGaggcgatgatgaggtgtTCTAGCTCATAGAGCGCGTTGAGCTTGACCATCGGGTTTGGATGAACACAAAACATATTCAGGAGCCGCCTGTAGGCCTTGGTAAAGGGAAACTCGGGCATGGAATCCTTCTTTGATTCTCGGTGGGATCGAATGGTCTCGTTAGTTGCTGAGCTCTCGTTGCCGTGGACACTGCCGCCGTGTACGCTCCCACGATGAGAACCGCCATGATGACTTCCGTGATGGCTGCCAACGCTCTGGGTATCGGATAAGGCCTTCTCGCTAAGATCTCCTGTACTTCTCTTCCTTTCAAGCACCCGGCGTTCCAGTCCAGATCTGGCCGAcctcctcttttccttgACCTGCGCCTTGCGGGCACGGCGCTGGATTGCTTCACGCCTGTCAATACACTCCTGCCCCAAGCCTTCAAACCACGCGTCCGTTTCTGAACCACGGGCAAAGACAAGGTTACCCAAATCGGAAAGCAAGAGACTGGTCAACGTCTGCTTCAACTCTGTGAGGAAGCGGGACTTTTCTTCAGAGAGTCGCTGTTGGTACACTGTCTCATTGGATGAAATGGAAGTCCCTGGACGACCCGCTGAGTGATGAGAAGGGAGCGGCTGATGGTTTGGTGGATGGAACGTAGCGGACAGGTTGGTAACGCTAGTAGTAGGCGAGTGGGCTCTTGACACAGCGCTGGGAGAGGTGGCACGGTGCTGGAATGGGGACCAGTAGGTAGCGTTGGGGTCAATCTGGTGAACTGGTGATGAAGCACCAAAATACTCCGGGCCGTCTAGAACCTCAGACATGGCAGTGCTAGCCCGCGAGAAGCTGAAACGGCTGGACGTGTCAAAGGATAAGACGCTCATGTTCTGACCTGACACGGCTCGTAATCCCCTGTCAGAAAGGGAAGGAGGCCTGCTGGCGGATCGGAACCTGTTCTCCGGGTCGCTGATGACACTGACCGAATCATCCCAGACTGACATGTTGTCCCGATCCCGATCCCTACCAGGTTTGCTTGTCTCGTGGGTACGGCGATCTCGGGCGTAGAGCTCGCTAGACCACAGAACGGGTCCATCGATGATGCTATCCCCGACAAGCTTGCTCACACAGTTATCCACTTCGCAGGTGAAGCGGTGTATACGCTCCTCGCCCTGGCAGAAATTCTCCACCCCACACTGCTGCAGCCAGCGGCTTGTTTTCTCAGCTTGCTCATCGCGAAGCTTGTTGGGGCCGCCTTGGTCCTCTGGTGCCGCCAGCAGGTCGAGGATCTGCGACTCGGTGCGGAAGATGTAGTTGGACGCAGGGCCGCGTTGCATTAGACTCTTGATGCGCTGGAAGGAGTTCCACCTGCGAGGCACGCCCATCGTTTTCAACGCCACGGCAACGTTCCGTGAGTCCTCGTACGGAGCCGAGTTGCGCACGTCTGTAACGTACCACATCTTATCCCGGAGAGCACGCAAGCGGCGCATCATACTCTCAATGAGACCTTCTGCACGCTCCTGGCTCTGCTTGAGCCATACAAGCCAGGCGTCATATATCTCGATTGCCGCCGCTGACCGACGGATTGAATCACGAGGACCCCTCGAAAAGATGTTCAACAAGGTGGCAAATCCATCTTTACGAAGTGAGTCGGAGCCCAGCGCGTTGAGTTGCTGCAAAGTCCTCCAGTAAAGGTGTGCAGAAACGAAATCCGACTGGGCGCGAGATTGCGAGCAGGCTGCTGTCAACATGGCAATGAGCGGCGAGGAATCAGCTGAGTCTTCGAGTCCTTTCCCTTTGTTGTTCTCCGGCGGGCTGTCTGCGACACTACTGGCGATACTTGCTGCTCGCTGGCGATAGGGGTTTCGGCTGCCCATTGTTGTGATGACCCGGTTCTTGGACCGGTACTTCTTCAAAGTGGATGAGGCACGGTTGCTGAATGTTTGCTTCTTGGCACCGTCATTCTCAAGATTTTGAGGAATCTCATATTCCTGTACAAGCTTCAGAATCGAATCTCGGAGCTGGTGATAGTCCTTGTCAAGTTCTGGCCGGTCATCTTCGGTGTCTTCACCCTCGGTGTCGCTAGTCTCTGAGGAGTTCTCGTCCTCCGGGTCGTCATCTGGATCAAACGTCATTTGGGTAGAAAGCTGTGTTCCGTCGCCTGAGATGAACAGCACCGCCCACCGTTCGGCGCAAGGGTGGCAGAGGCCATACACAACATCTTGGCCCAAGGCTTGGGTCATCTCATGTATGGCCAAGCGAAGCCGATATCCGTCTTCTTCATAGTTGCTGTTctgcggctgctgctttgGGGTGCCTAGATCTGGAATCGGGGGCGAATAGCGCGGTGGGCTGCCATCTTCTAGAAGGGGTTCTCGAGAAGTCGTGGCATCGCTGATGAAGGACTCGGCACTTGTGCTGATGACAGACATGGTGTCAAAGTTAGTGCTTGGCGCCGTCCTGACCGACATTGGCTGTGAGATGGCTGAGAAGCCCGAGACCGAAGGTGCCCCTGAGCGCAAGCTACCGGAATGCGCTGACCGCGGTCTGCGTTCGGGGAAGAGGGCGTTGATCAATGTCGTAAGGTCAGCTGGACTAACAACCAAATGGGGGTGAACTTCGGCTGTCTCTCTTAGAGAGGTGATGGACCTGGCAGGCAAAAGGCgtggcttcttcttgaacttggaGGAGTCCTTGAACCGGAGGTAAATGTTTTCGATATGTTTTTTAatttttggtggtgttgaaacAGGGGTTTTGCTCGTCAGCATGTCCACGACAAACTTCTGGGCGTGCATAGCCACGGTTTTCAAGATCTTTTGCCGGCCATATTCAGTAATGTGATATTCGGCCATCATGCCATAGGCTTCGGGGTGAATAATGACCCCGAGCAACCAGTTCGTAAAGAGATATTTCGTAATCAACCAGCGGCGGGTGCTTTCGACATACTTCTTGTCCAGACGCTTCAGCATTTCTGTGCCGAGCTCGATCAGGCCCTCCGGAATGCCGGTCGTATCCTCGTCATCAATAACCTCGAAAAGCTCCTCGACAGCTCTGGCATAGAATTCCTCGGCCGCAATCTGGTCTTTGGAAGACCAATCCGAGATGTTGAACCGGGTTCCGTGCTGGTCTTCGGCGCGGTCGAGCAAAAAGGCTCCATCCTCGAGGATTTTCATAAGGTACCATTCCATGTTGGATTTTCCGGCCCAGTCACGCAAAGAGATCCAAACATTGAGCACGGCAGTGACGGTCTGTTCACTCCCCGTCTTCTGGCCTGAGATCAATCGAGCGCACGTGGTGGCCCATGTTTCGGTTCGGCGTTTGTCTTCGGCGCTGTCTGGTCCTGCGGAATTAGCAAAACAGGTGTAAATCAGAGCTGAGATGGGGTCGTGTCGCTGGAAGGAAAGAAGTCGTTCTATGGCACTGCGCTCCTTGCCCAGGCCGTTGGATGCTCCAAATCCCGAACCTGACAGAGTACCTGAGCCACCCGAGGCAACACGGGTGGACGTGCGGCTGCCGTGATACGGGAGGACGGATTCGATCGGCTCCAGGGTTTGGTGAAAGCTAGTAAGCGCAGTGAGCTCCGAGCTATTCAACGATGAGATGCGCGTTGCAAGGTAGTCGGGGTTCGTCCTGATCTGGTTCAAGAAAGTCAAAAACGTCTCTCTAGCGGACGCAGAGAGCTCGCTCAAAAACGGACTGGAGGTTCCAGAGGCAGGTTTAGCACCAGAGACCGATCCTGTAGGAGTGTCCAAGCTGTCAGATGAAGTCAAGCCAGGGGACTGCAGAAGCTCCATCTCTGGCTCCAATAATGCATAGCGGCGGGTTTCGTCGCAGCTTTTCCGAACATCGATGATGGCATTGAAAAGAGCAGCAAAGCCCTTCTTGTCGTCCCCGCGGAAGCTGTCCACCAAGGTTCTGTGGGCCGCCTCGCCACATCTCATCAGACGAGCAGACAAGCCGGTGGAAATCAAGCTTCTCTGAAGACGGATGCGAGTGTTTGCGCGCTTGCGCTCTTGGTACTTGGATAGGCGCACCAGGTGAGCTAGCTCCTCCAAAGTGGTCCTGTCCTCCACCGGGGCCAGAGAGGGGGTGGTATAGAGAGATGTATCCTTCAGCAAGGGCCGTAAAAAGTTCATCTTCCCAAGCTTGTCGTCCGGTCCGGAGTCGAAGCTGTCGGAGGAGTCGTGGGGCGGCTGCATCGGCACAGGTGCGGTGGCCTGGTCGATGATGGGCTTCTGAACAGACGAGCGCCTGGACAGGTCATCGGAGCGCCGCACAGAGGACGTCATGGTATCTCTTGCCAAACGGGACGGGCTTCTGGACCTATTGCGCCTCGAATGGGAGATCTCGACATGGTTGTCGGACGGGGTCGGGGTGGGTGAGCGTGAAGCAGGCGTTGCAGTATTCGACCGAGCTGGATTCCCAGACATGGCAGTTAGCATGTGGGCCTCCTCttgtcttgttcttgaccGGTGACCAGTCCCATTTCCAACATACACGGTGTCGGGCGAATAGCGACGGGCGACTCAAGAGAACGCTGCATGGATATCATAATGGGCCCATGAGGGGGCTCGAGTCGAGGGTTGCGATCGCCCATGTACTACCAGCC
Proteins encoded in this window:
- a CDS encoding hypothetical protein (EggNog:ENOG503PBF8; COG:I) — its product is MTLSDFVRGLFGEPPIASPSHPPQSHPQTANPYANIAQGSGWTPRRRRSTRRFLPRPLRRAIRFLKSNWLSFPLFAIVCFLLGAAVLPYDSTLRLGVRWNWKRLVTGGRPSEEWVLRERPEYEVDWGRDVGVVLKTGYGTRGRVPAWFESVRGWGEVVVIADYEGEMVLGDGGERVVKVYDMVERGLENPILGGLLGHKRVGKYERLTAAVGAKDEELAGGLSKEFGWELDALKFIPGLEFAYQRWPDKKWYLLVDDDTFLVETSVKRFLGHFDPEEKHYLGNAVGDFRARFAHGGSAVILSQAAMRALVKENPKALKTSYLESLDEVWGDRLLAKALIRVGIYLDERYAYLFNGEPPRRSKIRGDRMCSPILSFHTLPQPEMMRDVGEHFRNVTEPVFWLDLWKIYGVPAPWRWDPEMTKKTIKDPKQREEMSRIVLRDVKSEWECLAEYNRRFRASTGTGWAWGKPEPDVCVIFRSAPPFESEVDAWTLDWDYVGPVDEAVYTHENVASAQDCMEKCTEKAFKKCIAWTWESSTGRCHVSPWMIVGEEVKEQDKVSGFNIRRVRKLERECPTFDGYETIGAGGITASDYTSSN
- the FRS1 gene encoding phenylalanine--tRNA ligase subunit beta (BUSCO:EOG09260VTA; COG:J; EggNog:ENOG503NVJA) codes for the protein MPTINVDKYRLFEELGEQFTEESFQQLCFDFGIELDKDTENDPSRPKDQKPELAIEIPANRYDMLCFEGIAMHLNIFRGKHGTPNWKLADIPEDKMQTLTITKETEQVRPYAAGAILRNIKFTQDSYDSFISLQDKLHQNLARQRTLVAIGTHDLDTIQGPFTYEALPPKDINFVPLNQTKKINGEELMSFYETDRHLGRYLHILRDKPVYPVILDANREICSLPPIINSERSKITLDTKNVFIDMTATDQTKLDIVCNIMVAMFSQYCAEPFTIEPVKVISEHNGTTRVTPSLAARTMDVEVDYLNQVTGLSESPASICKLLSKMAYKAEPSSDPKFVKVTVPPTRADVLHPCDVMEDVAIAYGFNSLPRSSPNRSVTIGKPLMINKLSDIVRTECAMAGWVEVMPLILCSHEENFEWLNRVDDGKTAVKLANPRTVEYQVARTSLLPGLLKTLSENKAMKLPLQIIESADVVFKDESLERKARNERRWAAAYYGKTSGFEIVHGLLDRVMTMLKVAFVTHEEGLEGKSIDYAVKENPSKADGYFIQEIDEPTFFKGRAAAIYVRLGGELKRIGELGVLHPTVLEKFDLRYPVSTLEINLEVFL